In the genome of Drosophila yakuba strain Tai18E2 chromosome 3R, Prin_Dyak_Tai18E2_2.1, whole genome shotgun sequence, one region contains:
- the LOC6538439 gene encoding uncharacterized protein LOC6538439 isoform X2 codes for MTKQLTTATATNAASSIGQAGDLAPTVISPTAPATLATGGSGGAGAGAAAAGGGGGGAGGTISPVSEATKSAPPPPPPQSVEEKPSSSDASGRSAALERAYVHDVYEHCEEPTGPVRPRMAHFLSGLDPGSVVCDVGCGSGRYLTQCNPAICTIGVERCYRLSKVAHEKGGEVALCDNLELPFRDDSFDAVLSLAVVHHFATTERRVQALRELARILRIGGRVVITVWALEQRHRRFESQDVLIPWQPPKNRNYSYSDEEDDDNFQPPYHAYTEDSTNSSRSAGDGDSSSLSSSSPGESCYSFVRRAIQKLARGRRHAWFMDSWSSKDTKNDSSLDYEDAKDLPIELRRLEDFEDFPDPPLSAGLKSRSLGSILQPPPRQIVRSRSSVPSLGGPLIPGESKASAAALLLNTPESQQLQMQLQLNGRHSPTTTASAGNTLSRRPKLIKQKQSLCEDDAATPPAPESFQVVSSLNGSNGVVSSSLYTKSGCYAGNLHQHASSTATPPSGDSVEGGVASVPTGGPTFLRKQSSLNEDLMACNRLREKERVRKRIQKQTSLNEAFLCRSALFSKRLQVIREGFTTKIKSSTGSLERVTKTGISKLIQNIKSGPQAQPNPVQHPTQLDKNPMLNNNNKQGVTATAHQHHHHHHHHPVHHLSHLILPASSTSGPVTYCSSVECTMGNLCHCSQYQQECPTCADGGQGDKARRHSRESGSDSSKDSSLQSDTSIESEDSFASVIFIPKPEQHQQQLNYQQQHQNSNSSSSNSSSSNGQRAQGAAGRDQGVNCGSRLPPTHSVPTSPLIMPCPPTPAHSPAAIQGTVTSPPQSTSAVSAAMAILTPPSKPARFSFDEAHIKLQKEQHVDLQKEPPKEKKEPLKELPKEPLKESPPVRRITRQAIRDLPPIPKFRKQQSLQLQRQSFPIVRRASGSGVSTSASTTSLATKLLSLELFNPATDDLDSDSSEPSSPDSIDSVISAPRSAKVPSGSEEGEAASANSNSASQDEGEPSLAQLISLQQEQYHKGELQINSSRSQAEDDIILNADSAPLLPEKREAAQKQDCAEFAEQLTAQLQRELDDKTNRTECRYLDGIGMGDLSEILGGGKKRSNGDLSAFRDELRERRLMLANLSTQPSLQQSPVSSSTSSLSSQTRSFTIQEEDGEEEEEEENESSYSLGVYEHCKISKFNYKRNRHYQLNPETAYLLQDDGDSDVREDEDDVIPEEEEQEEQDEDAEAEALEARGGDQLGEGMSDYGQRRRNMAALKVQPPTTQQQQSQKEPNQAANLQQRPSNDSLEHSNSSTNSLDSPSQGGASTHHRYYHVFREGELDALINHHVASLHIVSSYYERASWCVVAEKVQVWTI; via the exons atgACCAAGCAATTGACAAcggcaactgcaacaaatGCGGCATCTAGCATAGGACAAGCGGGTGATTTGGCCCCCACAGTTATATCCCCAACCGCGCCAGCCACACTCGCAACGGGCGGATCaggcggagcaggagcaggagcagcagcagcaggaggaggaggaggaggagcaggcggaACCATTTCACCTGTCAGCGAGGCAACAAAGAGtgcgccaccaccaccaccaccacaatcCGTTGAGGAGAAGCCCTCGAGTAGCGATGCCAGTGGCAGATCGGCGGCTCTGGAGCGTGCCTATGTGCACGATGTGTACGAGCACTGTGAGGAGCCCACGGGTCCAGTACGCCCACGGATGGCCCACTTCCTCAGCGGCCTGGATCCCGGCTCCGTGGTCTGCGACGTGGGCTGCGGCAGTGGACGGTATCTCACCCAGTGCAATCCGGCCATCTGCACCATTGGCGTGGAGCGATGCTACCGCCTGAGCAAAGTGGCCCACGAAAAGGGCGGCGAG GTGGCATTGTGCGACAATCTGGAACTGCCGTTCCGGGACGACAGTTTCGATGCGGTGTTGTCGCTGGCGGTGGTGCATCATTTTGCCACCACGGAGCGACGTGTCCAGGCTCTCAGGGAATTGGCTAGGATCCTAAGGATCGGTGGTCGGGTTGTGATCACCGTGTGGGCGCTGGAACAACGACATCGTCGCTTCGAGTCGCAGGATGTGCTGATACCCTGGCAGCCGCCAAAGAATCGAAACTACTCCTACTCCGATGAGGAGGACGACGACAATTTCCAGCCGCCTTACCACGCCTACACCGAGGACTCGACGAATTCCAGTCGATCGGCCGGAGATGGGGACAGCTCCAGCCTGAGTTCGTCATCGCCGGGGGAATCCTGCTACAGCTTTGTTCGCCGAGCAATTCAG AAACTGGCGCGTGGACGTCGGCATGCGTGGTTCATGGACTCGTGGTCCTCCAAGGACACCAAGAACGACAGCAGCTTGGACTACGAAGATGCCAAGGATCTGCCCATCGAGCTGCGTCGCCTGGAGGACTTTGAGGACTTCCCCGATCCGCCACTATCAGCCGGCCTCAAATCCCGCAGCTTGGGTAGCATCCTGCAGCCGCCACCCCGCCAGATTGTCCGCTCGCGGTCCAGTGTGCCCAGTCTGGGTGGTCCTCTGATTCCTGGTGAATCAAAGGCCAGTGCAGCGGCTCTGCTACTCAATACGCCGGAGagccagcagctgcagatgcaACTCCAACTGAATGGAAGGCATTCACCCACCACCACGGCAAGTGCTGGGAACACGTTGAGCCGGAGGCCAAAGCTCATCAAGCAGAAGCAGTCCTTGTGTGAGGACGACGCCGCCACGCCACCCGCACCCGAATCCTTTCAGGTGGTAAGTAGTCTGAATGGCTCCAATGGCGTGGTGAGCAGCAGCTTGTACACAAAAAGTGGCTGCTATGCTGGGAATCTCCATCAGCATGCCTCGTCGACGGCCACGCCTCCGTCCGGTGATTCTGTTGAAGGAGGAGTCGCTAGTGTACCCACTGGTGGGCCCACTTTCCTGCGCAAACAGAGTTCCCTGAACGAGGATCTGATGGCCTGCAATCGGTTGAGGGAAAAGGAGAGGGTGCGCAAGCGCATTCAAAAGCAAACCTCGCTGAACGAAGCCTTCCTGTGCAGATCAGCGCTGTTCTCCAAGAGACTGCAGGTAATCCGTGAGGGTTTCACCACCAAAATCAAGAGCTCGACGGGCAGTCTGGAGAGGGTTACCAAAACGGGCATAAGTAAACTGATCCAAAACATCAAGAGTGGACCGCAGGCGCAGCCGAATCCTGTCCAGCACCCCACTCAACTGGACAAAAACCCCATGCTGAATAATAACAATAAGCAGGGAGTGACGGCGACGGCTcatcagcaccaccatcaccaccaccaccatccgGTGCACCACCTGTCCCACTTGATTCTGCCCGCATCCTCGACTTCGGGACCAGTGACGTACTGCAGCAGTGTGGAGTGCACCATGGGCAATCTCTGTCACTGCAGCCAGTATCAGCAAGAGTGTCCCACCTGTGCGGATGGCGGTCAGGGTGACAAGGCGAGGAGGCATTCCCGGGAATCCGGTTCGGACTCCTCCAAGGACAGCAGCCTGCAATCGGACACCAGTATCGAGTCCGAGGACAGCTTCGCTTCGGTCATCTTCATACCCAAGCCggagcagcaccagcagcagttgaactaccagcagcagcaccagaactccaactccagctcgAGCAATTCATCCTCCAGCAATGGGCAAAGAGCACAAGGAGCCGCTGGACGGGATCAGGGTGTAAATTGCGGCTCACGATTGCCGCCCACTCACTCAGTGCCAACGTCGCCGCTAATCATGCCCTGCCCTCCCACTCCGGCTCATTCCCCGGCTGCCATCCAGGGCACGGTGACTTCACCGCCTCAGTCCACGTCCGCCGTCTCCGCCGCCATGGCCATCTTGACTCCACCCTCGAAACCGGCTCGTTTCAGCTTCGATGAGGCCCACATCAAGCTGCAAAAGGAGCAGCATGTGGATCTACAAAAGGAGCCACCCAAGGAAAAGAAGGAGCCGCTTAAGGAGCTGCCAAAGGAACCACTCAAGGAATCGCCACCGGTGCGTAGGATCACCCGCCAGGCCATTAGAGATCTGCCACCCATTCCCAAATTCCGGAAGCAGCAATCTCTGCAGCTGCAACGTCAGAGTTTTCCCATCGTTAGGAGAGCTTCGGGATCGGGAGTGTCCACCTCAGCATCCACCACATCGTTGGCTACTAAACTGCTCTCCCTGGAACTCTTCAATCCGGCCACCGACGACCTGGACAGCGACTCCAGTGAACCCTCCTCTCCCGACTCCATAGACAGTGTTATAAGTGCACCAAGATCGGCCAAAGTGCCCTCGGGAAGTGAGGAGGGAGAAGCCGCCTCGGCGAACTCCAATTCGGCTTCCCAGGACGAAGGAGAACCCAGCTTGGCGCAGCTGATTAgtctgcagcaggagcagtacCACAAAGGAGAGCTCCAGATCAATAGCTCCCGGTCCCAGGCCGAAGACGATATAATCCTGAATGCAGATAGTGCACCGCTCCTCCCCGAAAAGAGGGAGGCCGCTCAGAAGCAGGATTGTGCGGAATTCGCAGAACAACTGACTGCCCAACTGCAGCGGGAACTGGATGACAAGACCAATCGAACTGAGTGCCGGTATCTGGATGGGATCGGAATGGGAGATCTGTCCGAGATTTTGGGTGGCGGTAAGAAGCGCTCTAATGGTGATCTGAGTGCTTTCCGCGATGAGCTAAGGGAACGTCGTCTGATGCTAGCTAACCTCTCCACGCAGCCAAGTCTGCAACAATCACCGGTGAGCTCGTCCACCTCATCACTTTCCTCCCAAACCCGCAGCTTCACCATCCAGGAGGAGGATGgcgaggaagaggaggaggaggaaaacGAGTCTAGCTACTCACTTGGCGTCTATGAGCACTGCAAGATCTCCAAGTTTAACTACAAGAGGAATCGACACTATCAGCTGAATCCGGAGACAGCCTACCTGCTGCAGGACGATGGCGATAGTGATGTGcgcgaggatgaggacgatgTCATAccagaggaggaggagcaggaggaacaggatgaggatgcggaggCCGAGGCTCTGGAGGCCCGAGGCGGTGATCAGTTGGGCGAAGGGATGTCGGACTACGGCCAGCGCAGGCGCAACATGGCTGCCCTAAAGGTCCAACCACCGACgacccagcagcagcaatcgcaAAAGGAGCCAAACCAAGCGGCGAATCTCCAGCAGCGGCCCTCCAACGATTCCCTGGAGCACTCGAACAGCTCCACCAACTCCCTGGACAGCCCCTCGCAGGGTGGAGCCAGCACCCACCACCGCTACTACCATGTGTTCCGCGAGGGCGAGCTGGACGCACTGATCAACCACCATGTGGCCAGCCTGCACATCGTGAGCTCCTACTACGAGCGGGCCAGCTGGTGTGTGGTGGCCGAGAAGGTCCAGGTGTGGACCATCTAA
- the LOC6538439 gene encoding uncharacterized protein LOC6538439 isoform X1 — protein MLSAELASSTALLNASYQRSNGPPKDEVCPSTIYDKCHTTPGATTGAAATAAAAAAASMTKQLTTATATNAASSIGQAGDLAPTVISPTAPATLATGGSGGAGAGAAAAGGGGGGAGGTISPVSEATKSAPPPPPPQSVEEKPSSSDASGRSAALERAYVHDVYEHCEEPTGPVRPRMAHFLSGLDPGSVVCDVGCGSGRYLTQCNPAICTIGVERCYRLSKVAHEKGGEVALCDNLELPFRDDSFDAVLSLAVVHHFATTERRVQALRELARILRIGGRVVITVWALEQRHRRFESQDVLIPWQPPKNRNYSYSDEEDDDNFQPPYHAYTEDSTNSSRSAGDGDSSSLSSSSPGESCYSFVRRAIQKLARGRRHAWFMDSWSSKDTKNDSSLDYEDAKDLPIELRRLEDFEDFPDPPLSAGLKSRSLGSILQPPPRQIVRSRSSVPSLGGPLIPGESKASAAALLLNTPESQQLQMQLQLNGRHSPTTTASAGNTLSRRPKLIKQKQSLCEDDAATPPAPESFQVVSSLNGSNGVVSSSLYTKSGCYAGNLHQHASSTATPPSGDSVEGGVASVPTGGPTFLRKQSSLNEDLMACNRLREKERVRKRIQKQTSLNEAFLCRSALFSKRLQVIREGFTTKIKSSTGSLERVTKTGISKLIQNIKSGPQAQPNPVQHPTQLDKNPMLNNNNKQGVTATAHQHHHHHHHHPVHHLSHLILPASSTSGPVTYCSSVECTMGNLCHCSQYQQECPTCADGGQGDKARRHSRESGSDSSKDSSLQSDTSIESEDSFASVIFIPKPEQHQQQLNYQQQHQNSNSSSSNSSSSNGQRAQGAAGRDQGVNCGSRLPPTHSVPTSPLIMPCPPTPAHSPAAIQGTVTSPPQSTSAVSAAMAILTPPSKPARFSFDEAHIKLQKEQHVDLQKEPPKEKKEPLKELPKEPLKESPPVRRITRQAIRDLPPIPKFRKQQSLQLQRQSFPIVRRASGSGVSTSASTTSLATKLLSLELFNPATDDLDSDSSEPSSPDSIDSVISAPRSAKVPSGSEEGEAASANSNSASQDEGEPSLAQLISLQQEQYHKGELQINSSRSQAEDDIILNADSAPLLPEKREAAQKQDCAEFAEQLTAQLQRELDDKTNRTECRYLDGIGMGDLSEILGGGKKRSNGDLSAFRDELRERRLMLANLSTQPSLQQSPVSSSTSSLSSQTRSFTIQEEDGEEEEEEENESSYSLGVYEHCKISKFNYKRNRHYQLNPETAYLLQDDGDSDVREDEDDVIPEEEEQEEQDEDAEAEALEARGGDQLGEGMSDYGQRRRNMAALKVQPPTTQQQQSQKEPNQAANLQQRPSNDSLEHSNSSTNSLDSPSQGGASTHHRYYHVFREGELDALINHHVASLHIVSSYYERASWCVVAEKVQVWTI, from the exons ATGTTATCAGCGGAACTGGCGTCCTCGACGGCTTTGTTGAATGCGAGTTATCAGCGCAGCAACGGCCCCCCAAAAG ATGAAGTTTGCCCCTCGACAATATATGACAAGTGCCACACAACGCCAGGAGCaacaacaggagcagcagccacagcagcagcagcagcagcagcatcaatgACCAAGCAATTGACAAcggcaactgcaacaaatGCGGCATCTAGCATAGGACAAGCGGGTGATTTGGCCCCCACAGTTATATCCCCAACCGCGCCAGCCACACTCGCAACGGGCGGATCaggcggagcaggagcaggagcagcagcagcaggaggaggaggaggaggagcaggcggaACCATTTCACCTGTCAGCGAGGCAACAAAGAGtgcgccaccaccaccaccaccacaatcCGTTGAGGAGAAGCCCTCGAGTAGCGATGCCAGTGGCAGATCGGCGGCTCTGGAGCGTGCCTATGTGCACGATGTGTACGAGCACTGTGAGGAGCCCACGGGTCCAGTACGCCCACGGATGGCCCACTTCCTCAGCGGCCTGGATCCCGGCTCCGTGGTCTGCGACGTGGGCTGCGGCAGTGGACGGTATCTCACCCAGTGCAATCCGGCCATCTGCACCATTGGCGTGGAGCGATGCTACCGCCTGAGCAAAGTGGCCCACGAAAAGGGCGGCGAG GTGGCATTGTGCGACAATCTGGAACTGCCGTTCCGGGACGACAGTTTCGATGCGGTGTTGTCGCTGGCGGTGGTGCATCATTTTGCCACCACGGAGCGACGTGTCCAGGCTCTCAGGGAATTGGCTAGGATCCTAAGGATCGGTGGTCGGGTTGTGATCACCGTGTGGGCGCTGGAACAACGACATCGTCGCTTCGAGTCGCAGGATGTGCTGATACCCTGGCAGCCGCCAAAGAATCGAAACTACTCCTACTCCGATGAGGAGGACGACGACAATTTCCAGCCGCCTTACCACGCCTACACCGAGGACTCGACGAATTCCAGTCGATCGGCCGGAGATGGGGACAGCTCCAGCCTGAGTTCGTCATCGCCGGGGGAATCCTGCTACAGCTTTGTTCGCCGAGCAATTCAG AAACTGGCGCGTGGACGTCGGCATGCGTGGTTCATGGACTCGTGGTCCTCCAAGGACACCAAGAACGACAGCAGCTTGGACTACGAAGATGCCAAGGATCTGCCCATCGAGCTGCGTCGCCTGGAGGACTTTGAGGACTTCCCCGATCCGCCACTATCAGCCGGCCTCAAATCCCGCAGCTTGGGTAGCATCCTGCAGCCGCCACCCCGCCAGATTGTCCGCTCGCGGTCCAGTGTGCCCAGTCTGGGTGGTCCTCTGATTCCTGGTGAATCAAAGGCCAGTGCAGCGGCTCTGCTACTCAATACGCCGGAGagccagcagctgcagatgcaACTCCAACTGAATGGAAGGCATTCACCCACCACCACGGCAAGTGCTGGGAACACGTTGAGCCGGAGGCCAAAGCTCATCAAGCAGAAGCAGTCCTTGTGTGAGGACGACGCCGCCACGCCACCCGCACCCGAATCCTTTCAGGTGGTAAGTAGTCTGAATGGCTCCAATGGCGTGGTGAGCAGCAGCTTGTACACAAAAAGTGGCTGCTATGCTGGGAATCTCCATCAGCATGCCTCGTCGACGGCCACGCCTCCGTCCGGTGATTCTGTTGAAGGAGGAGTCGCTAGTGTACCCACTGGTGGGCCCACTTTCCTGCGCAAACAGAGTTCCCTGAACGAGGATCTGATGGCCTGCAATCGGTTGAGGGAAAAGGAGAGGGTGCGCAAGCGCATTCAAAAGCAAACCTCGCTGAACGAAGCCTTCCTGTGCAGATCAGCGCTGTTCTCCAAGAGACTGCAGGTAATCCGTGAGGGTTTCACCACCAAAATCAAGAGCTCGACGGGCAGTCTGGAGAGGGTTACCAAAACGGGCATAAGTAAACTGATCCAAAACATCAAGAGTGGACCGCAGGCGCAGCCGAATCCTGTCCAGCACCCCACTCAACTGGACAAAAACCCCATGCTGAATAATAACAATAAGCAGGGAGTGACGGCGACGGCTcatcagcaccaccatcaccaccaccaccatccgGTGCACCACCTGTCCCACTTGATTCTGCCCGCATCCTCGACTTCGGGACCAGTGACGTACTGCAGCAGTGTGGAGTGCACCATGGGCAATCTCTGTCACTGCAGCCAGTATCAGCAAGAGTGTCCCACCTGTGCGGATGGCGGTCAGGGTGACAAGGCGAGGAGGCATTCCCGGGAATCCGGTTCGGACTCCTCCAAGGACAGCAGCCTGCAATCGGACACCAGTATCGAGTCCGAGGACAGCTTCGCTTCGGTCATCTTCATACCCAAGCCggagcagcaccagcagcagttgaactaccagcagcagcaccagaactccaactccagctcgAGCAATTCATCCTCCAGCAATGGGCAAAGAGCACAAGGAGCCGCTGGACGGGATCAGGGTGTAAATTGCGGCTCACGATTGCCGCCCACTCACTCAGTGCCAACGTCGCCGCTAATCATGCCCTGCCCTCCCACTCCGGCTCATTCCCCGGCTGCCATCCAGGGCACGGTGACTTCACCGCCTCAGTCCACGTCCGCCGTCTCCGCCGCCATGGCCATCTTGACTCCACCCTCGAAACCGGCTCGTTTCAGCTTCGATGAGGCCCACATCAAGCTGCAAAAGGAGCAGCATGTGGATCTACAAAAGGAGCCACCCAAGGAAAAGAAGGAGCCGCTTAAGGAGCTGCCAAAGGAACCACTCAAGGAATCGCCACCGGTGCGTAGGATCACCCGCCAGGCCATTAGAGATCTGCCACCCATTCCCAAATTCCGGAAGCAGCAATCTCTGCAGCTGCAACGTCAGAGTTTTCCCATCGTTAGGAGAGCTTCGGGATCGGGAGTGTCCACCTCAGCATCCACCACATCGTTGGCTACTAAACTGCTCTCCCTGGAACTCTTCAATCCGGCCACCGACGACCTGGACAGCGACTCCAGTGAACCCTCCTCTCCCGACTCCATAGACAGTGTTATAAGTGCACCAAGATCGGCCAAAGTGCCCTCGGGAAGTGAGGAGGGAGAAGCCGCCTCGGCGAACTCCAATTCGGCTTCCCAGGACGAAGGAGAACCCAGCTTGGCGCAGCTGATTAgtctgcagcaggagcagtacCACAAAGGAGAGCTCCAGATCAATAGCTCCCGGTCCCAGGCCGAAGACGATATAATCCTGAATGCAGATAGTGCACCGCTCCTCCCCGAAAAGAGGGAGGCCGCTCAGAAGCAGGATTGTGCGGAATTCGCAGAACAACTGACTGCCCAACTGCAGCGGGAACTGGATGACAAGACCAATCGAACTGAGTGCCGGTATCTGGATGGGATCGGAATGGGAGATCTGTCCGAGATTTTGGGTGGCGGTAAGAAGCGCTCTAATGGTGATCTGAGTGCTTTCCGCGATGAGCTAAGGGAACGTCGTCTGATGCTAGCTAACCTCTCCACGCAGCCAAGTCTGCAACAATCACCGGTGAGCTCGTCCACCTCATCACTTTCCTCCCAAACCCGCAGCTTCACCATCCAGGAGGAGGATGgcgaggaagaggaggaggaggaaaacGAGTCTAGCTACTCACTTGGCGTCTATGAGCACTGCAAGATCTCCAAGTTTAACTACAAGAGGAATCGACACTATCAGCTGAATCCGGAGACAGCCTACCTGCTGCAGGACGATGGCGATAGTGATGTGcgcgaggatgaggacgatgTCATAccagaggaggaggagcaggaggaacaggatgaggatgcggaggCCGAGGCTCTGGAGGCCCGAGGCGGTGATCAGTTGGGCGAAGGGATGTCGGACTACGGCCAGCGCAGGCGCAACATGGCTGCCCTAAAGGTCCAACCACCGACgacccagcagcagcaatcgcaAAAGGAGCCAAACCAAGCGGCGAATCTCCAGCAGCGGCCCTCCAACGATTCCCTGGAGCACTCGAACAGCTCCACCAACTCCCTGGACAGCCCCTCGCAGGGTGGAGCCAGCACCCACCACCGCTACTACCATGTGTTCCGCGAGGGCGAGCTGGACGCACTGATCAACCACCATGTGGCCAGCCTGCACATCGTGAGCTCCTACTACGAGCGGGCCAGCTGGTGTGTGGTGGCCGAGAAGGTCCAGGTGTGGACCATCTAA
- the LOC6538440 gene encoding protein bride of sevenless, whose translation MKVKEALQSGRRKPLPVAFLCILVTVFCILECRGVELTSPTKKSAPLRITKPQPTSQQAKPTSITTKAPTTVASTTDDEVSSSVDGQLAQLISSTTEGASSGTTASLVPEICLNGLQLTVNSADEGTVIRKQEEFVRILEGDVVLSVLTKDPDSALFVINRVNQANLIMADFEIGIRAISIDNASLAENLLLQEVQFLQQCTTYSMGIFVDWELYKQLESVIKDLEYNIWPIPGTRAHLFPKVAHLLHQMPWGEKIASVEIATETLEMYNEFMEAARQEHMCLMHFKSDENVYIMFGNKLASHFKENGTLFSVPTDRTDDEFLADLPNRAFVLMENEIDLSTAVELDATPTALDEILIGKSVVPSRVLSFAGSIIDLMNWLRGSLSKHCKRGEEHDLYVLESCFNFLNFIEDWRTSEYRQAHDTAEILSLLLMRKLGTAMNFQMYQKKVLTLDKITGESRTELREIASQNFVTNVTTYYHYNRDNHTSLELKTKFGQVFNCQYSAGDNRRYPFLFDGESVMFWRIKMDTWVATGLTAAILGLIATLAILVFIVVRISLGDVFEGNPATSILLLLSLILVFCSFVPFSIEYVGEQRNSHVTFEDAQTLNTLCAVRVFIMTLVYCFVFSLLLCRAVMLASIGSEGGFLSHVNGYIQAVICAFSVVAQVGMSVQLLVVMHVASETVSCENIYYGRWLWGLLAYDFALLCCVGALIPSIYRSQRNYREGILIVIGSVLIMVIWVAWIALSLFGDEWRDAAIPLGLQASGWAVLVGILIPRTFLIVRGIERSDIAQALPSLTSLAFAQNNQYSSEQSVYECVNPAMRHCSQEEVNHQSPSEIPTLPLRGGGPRRQQFFANLRQANANINPQRPPPRPQQSPSRSSVSSLPPSPDHNKITRF comes from the exons atgaaGGTCAAGGAAGCATTGCAATCTGGACGGAGAAAGCCATTACCAGTGG CTTTCCTGTGCATCCTAGTCACTGTGTTCTGCATCCTGGAGTGCCGTGGAGTAGAGCTGACATCACCCACCAAGAAGTCCGCTCCCCTTCGCATAACCAAACCACAACCCACAAGTCAGCAGGCCAAGCCCACCAGTATTACCACAAAGGCCCCAACCACGGTGGCTTCAACCACCGATGATGAAGTCTCCAGCTCCGTGGATGGTCAGCTGGCCCAGCTCATCTCATCCACCACCGAGGGAGCCAGCAGTGGAACAACTGCCAGTCTGGTGCCGGAAATATGTCTCAATGGTCTGCAGTTGACGGTGAACAGTGCGGATGAGGGAACGGTTATACGGAAGCAGGAGGAGTTTGTCAGGATACTCGAAGGAGATGTGGTGCTCAGTGTCCTGACCAAGGACCCCGACTCCGCGTTGTTCGTTATCAATCGTGTGAACCAGGCCAATCTTATTATGGCAGACTTTGAAATTG GAATTCGTGCCATCAGCATCGACAACGCCAGCTTGGCCGAGAATTTGCTGCTCCAAGAGGTTCAGTTTCTGCAGCAGTGCACGACGTACTCGATGGGCATATTCGTGGACTGGGAGCTGTACAAACAACTGGAGTCTGTTATCAAGGACTTGGAATACAATATCTGGCCAATACCGGGAACTCGGGCGCATCTCTTTCCCAAGGTTGCGCACTTGCTGCATCAAATGCCTTGGGGCGAAAAAATCGCATCCGTGGAAATAGCAACTGAAACGCTGGAGATGTACAATGAATTCATGGAAGCCGCTCGCCAGGAGCACATGTGCCTCATGCACTTCAAGAGTGACGAGAATGTTTACATAATGTTTGGCAACAAGCTGGCTAGTCACTTCAAGGAAAACGGCACTCTCTTTTCCGTGCCCACCGATAGAACAGACGATGAATTTCTGGCAG aCCTACCAAACAGAGCTTTTGTCCTGATGGAAAACGAAATCGACCTGAGCACTGCCGTGGAATTGgacgccacgcccaccgcgCTGGACGAGATCCTGATTGGGAAGAGTGTGGTGCCATCGCGAGTCCTCAGCTTCGCCGGCTCCATAATCGACCTGATGAACTGGCTGCGCGGATCCCTGTCCAAGCACTGTAAGCGAGGCGAGGAGCACGACTTGTATGTGCTGGAGAGCTGCTTCAACTTCCTGAACTTCATCGAGGACTGGCGTACATCGGAGTACCGACAAGCCCATGATACGGCTGAGAtcctgtcgctgctgctgatgcgcAAGCTGGGCACCGCCATGAACTTTCAGATGTACCAGAAGAAAGTGCTGACGCTGGACAAGATCACGGGTGAATCACGTACCGAACTGCGTGAGATTGCGTCGCAGAACTTTGTGACCAATGTGACCACGTACTACCATTACAATCGCGACAATCACACCAGTTTGGAGCTGAAGACGAAGTTCGGTCAGGTGTTCAACTGCCAGTACAGTGCCGGTGACAATAGGCGGTATCCATTCCTGTTCGATGGCGAATCCGTGATGTTCTGGCGCATCAAGATGGACACATGGGTGGCAACTGGGCTGACGGCTGCTATCCTGGGCCTGATTGCCACGCTGGCCATCCTGGTGTTCATTGTGGTGCGCATCTCGTTGGGCGACGTCTTCGAGGGCAATCCGGCCACCTCGATTCTCCTCCTACTCTCCCTCATCCTGGTCTTCTGCTCCTTTGTGCCCTTTTCGATTGAATACGTGGGTGAGCAGCGCAATTCGCATGTGACCTTCGAGGATGCCCAGACTCTGAATACCCTGTGTGCGGTTAGGGTGTTCATCATGACCCTGGTCTattgttttgtgttttcccTGCTCCTCTGTCGCGCCGTGATGCTGGCTTCGATTGGCTCCGAAGGTGGCTTCCTATCCCACGTGAATGGCTATATCCAGGCGGTGATTTGTGCCTTCAGTGTTGTGGCCCAAGTGGGCATGTCCGTGCAACTTCTGGTCGTGATGCACGTCGCCTCGGAGACCGTGTCCTGCGAGAATATTTACTATGGCCGTTGGTTGTGGGGCCTATTGGCCTACGACTTTGCGCTATTGTGCTGTGTGGGCGCCTTGATACCCTCTATATACAGATCCCAACGTAACTATCGGGAGGGCATACTCATTGTCATTGGATCGGTTCTCATTATGGTGATTTGGGTGGCCTGGATAGCGCTATCCCTGTTCGGGGACGAGTGGAGGGATGCGGCCATTCCATTGGGATTGCAGGCCTCTGGTTGGGCGGTGCTGGTGGGCATCCTGATACCGCGCACCTTCCTCATCGTAAGGGGTATCGAGCGGTCGGATATCGCCCAAGCTCTGCCTTCACTCACTTCGCTGGCTTTCGCCCAGAACAATCAATACTCCTCAGAACAG AGTGTTTACGAGTGTGTGAATCCCGCCATGCGGCACTGTTCCCAGGAGGAGGTAAACCACCAATCGCCCAGTGAGATTCCCACGTTACCCCTTCGAGGAGGTGGGCCACGTCGCCAGCAGTTCTTCGCCAATCTCCGCCAGGCCAATGCCAACATCAATCCACAACGTCCTCCACCTCGACCCCAGCAGAGTCCATCCCGATCCTCGGTGTCCTCGCTGCCGCCCTCGCCTGACCACAACAAGATTACCCGTTTTTAG